From one Flavobacterium kingsejongi genomic stretch:
- a CDS encoding tyrosine-type recombinase/integrase, which yields MAKLACPIHLCKYMCSLGIECYIPKTPKSGWQNDYIPYIYTHEEVRIIFSISDNLRILKGMDRTPMFILPALCRLLYSTGIRIGEALSIKNEDVDYENKIIHIRKSKNDKERLAVINDSLLSVLEQYRDYRNKIPFTHVSSPSSHFFLTQLGKPCSYGNILTWFHKILYFGKIPKQAYFNRPRIHDIRHTTAVHTLEKLVKDGMDIYCALPLISAFLGHKCIRSTETYVKLTHEMFPDIIEAEALTSYIFPSQPSKTDDNYDGFC from the coding sequence TTGGCTAAGTTAGCATGTCCAATTCACTTATGCAAATATATGTGCAGCTTAGGTATTGAATGTTATATACCGAAAACCCCAAAATCAGGGTGGCAAAATGATTACATTCCATATATATATACTCACGAAGAGGTAAGGATAATTTTCTCCATTAGCGATAATCTAAGAATCCTAAAAGGTATGGATCGAACACCCATGTTTATTCTACCAGCTCTGTGCAGATTACTGTATAGTACTGGCATCAGAATTGGCGAAGCCCTATCTATCAAAAACGAAGATGTTGATTATGAAAATAAAATAATTCACATTAGAAAATCAAAAAATGATAAAGAAAGGCTAGCTGTCATAAATGATTCTCTTTTGTCGGTTCTAGAACAATATAGGGATTATAGGAATAAAATACCATTTACTCATGTTAGTTCTCCATCTAGCCATTTTTTCTTAACTCAACTAGGAAAACCATGCTCATATGGAAATATTTTAACCTGGTTTCATAAAATCTTGTACTTCGGTAAAATTCCAAAACAAGCGTACTTTAATCGTCCTAGGATTCACGATATTAGGCATACAACTGCCGTACATACATTAGAAAAATTAGTTAAAGACGGAATGGATATATATTGCGCATTACCATTAATATCTGCTTTTTTAGGACATAAATGCATTAGATCAACTGAAACGTATGTCAAATTAACACATGAAATGTTTCCTGATATAATTGAGGCGGAAGCATTAACATCTTACATTTTTCCAAGTCAACCTTCCAAAACAGATGATAATTATGACGGATTTTGCTAA
- a CDS encoding LexA family protein, with the protein MSLTPKKSFTFFRPDLDSDAGLPFAADAISAGFPSPAQDFMESTIDLNKELTDNPLATFYIRVNGNSMINAGINDKDVLVVDRSLEPRDNKIAICFIDGEFTVKRLRLEKDCLYLMPENDSYTPIKVTEDNQVIIWGIVTYVIKKI; encoded by the coding sequence ATGTCTTTAACGCCAAAAAAGAGCTTTACTTTTTTCCGCCCTGATCTGGATAGTGATGCGGGGCTGCCCTTTGCTGCAGATGCTATTTCGGCAGGATTTCCTTCTCCCGCTCAGGATTTCATGGAGTCTACAATTGACCTGAACAAAGAACTTACTGATAATCCCCTGGCTACATTTTACATACGGGTTAATGGGAATTCAATGATCAATGCGGGTATCAATGATAAAGATGTATTGGTCGTCGACCGAAGCCTGGAGCCACGGGATAATAAAATAGCCATTTGCTTTATTGATGGTGAGTTTACAGTAAAAAGGCTTCGCTTGGAAAAAGACTGCCTGTACCTGATGCCGGAAAACGATTCCTATACACCCATAAAAGTAACCGAAGACAATCAGGTTATCATTTGGGGTATCGTCACCTATGTCATCAAAAAAATATAA
- a CDS encoding tyrosine-type recombinase/integrase: protein MTDFAKHLENFFIKYLIGECGSSRHTIRAYRDSFSLLLLFMKKTKGLNADRIELKNIDKGIILDFLLWLEKEYNNSLSTRNQRYAAIRSFCRYLQYVEPTRIGEWQSIRSIKLKKPLTKTISYLSIEAIKLLLEQIPTNTQSTKRDLALLALLYDSGARVQELIDLTPSCIRHEIPYTIRLTGKGKKQRIVPLQKEQVNLLKQYIEDHGLDNPEKEFGPLFLNRVGEKLTNPGITYILKKYANAAKNVNSKIIPNILSPHILRHSKAMHLLQSGINLVYIRDFLGHKSIQTTEIYARADSNQKREALESVYVNVIPEKNSERSWEKNKSLKDFLKSLGE from the coding sequence ATGACGGATTTTGCTAAACATCTAGAAAATTTCTTCATTAAATATTTAATTGGAGAATGTGGATCATCGAGACATACAATTAGAGCATATAGAGATAGTTTTTCATTATTGCTTTTATTTATGAAAAAGACAAAGGGTCTTAATGCTGATCGCATCGAGTTAAAAAACATCGACAAAGGTATTATTTTAGATTTTCTATTATGGCTTGAAAAAGAATACAATAACAGCCTATCTACTAGAAATCAAAGATATGCGGCAATCCGTTCTTTTTGCAGATACTTACAATATGTAGAACCTACTCGAATAGGAGAATGGCAGAGCATCCGTTCAATCAAGTTAAAGAAGCCACTAACTAAAACCATTTCCTATTTATCAATAGAAGCAATAAAACTACTATTGGAACAAATCCCCACCAATACACAAAGCACAAAAAGAGATTTAGCTCTTTTGGCTCTTCTGTACGATAGTGGTGCAAGAGTCCAAGAATTAATAGATTTAACCCCTTCGTGTATACGACATGAAATACCTTATACTATACGCTTAACAGGAAAAGGAAAAAAGCAGAGAATAGTTCCTTTACAAAAAGAGCAAGTTAATTTATTAAAACAATATATTGAAGATCATGGGCTAGACAATCCAGAGAAGGAATTTGGTCCATTATTTCTAAATCGCGTAGGCGAAAAACTGACCAATCCAGGAATTACTTATATTTTAAAAAAGTATGCAAATGCAGCTAAAAATGTTAATAGTAAAATAATTCCAAACATTTTAAGCCCTCATATATTAAGACACTCTAAAGCAATGCATCTACTTCAATCTGGTATTAATCTTGTATATATTAGAGACTTTCTCGGCCACAAAAGCATACAGACTACTGAAATATATGCCCGTGCTGATTCCAACCAAAAACGAGAAGCTCTCGAATCCGTTTATGTAAATGTAATTCCAGAAAAAAATAGCGAACGATCTTGGGAAAAAAATAAATCATTAAAAGATTTTCTTAAAAGCCTAGGCGAGTGA
- a CDS encoding DUF6443 domain-containing protein has protein sequence MKKITLLFFLVPVLAFAQSTDQNYIKSSTYKVATPTPLPSNAPSTQVKVNVVYYDGLARPIQQIAGKQSASGQDIITHIEYDAFGRQTKDYLPYPGNMTDQSYVANALGETLNYEPYAGEFPYGENKYENSPLNRVLKKGFPGDDWQVNQTNDTDHTIKYVNSTNSQDEVSMHTATTLWNESEGLYRAILALNSNYSAGSLFKLIIKDENWESGNDHTVEEFKDKDGKLILKRTYDQGEPHNSHYVYDIYGNLTFVLPPLADTGTLDGVCFQYLYDKKNRLAAKKMPGNDWQLIVYDKADRPVAQGPSLSPYGTGEYGWAVTQYDILGRVIATGWIKNKVTFESRNTAQGRIDVNINPFVLSEIDLLSENHYDNYNFSWFTQLPDMVLFQPVLVNTNGLLTGSRVRAIVNEGGSNFIYNYTIYDSKSRAIRVFNSNQYLGNSFTNTDYQYDFIGKILKKEVHHLRENTQEVLVKETFLYTPEDRLLQHTHQIGTHPIEVLSERSYFDLGDLQRKSVGGSVDNPLQNVDYKYNIRGWLTDINERIGDRITYPPDLFSFKINYNKINQESLGSVKLYNGNIAETFWRTGADNIDRGYIYHYDAMSRLNNSYYLKGSTPTLSTGSYNESLEYDKNGNILKLKRYGAADYDGVNFPIMIDELAYSYDVEKVNQLMKVTDYSEHPQGFSDSDNMIDDDYEYDNFGNLKSDQNKDITKIIYNHFNLPLTIYFKSSNRKIEYIYDGLGKKLSKKVFDDSIETVTDYVDGFQYKDGELQFFPTEEGYVKHTRSKYNYVYNYTDHLGNIRVSYTSDPQDGLTKVLEENNYYPFGLKHSGYNNDVMEFVFENDQVTFQSIINDASNQYKYNGKEFQNEKGMNVYDYGARNYDPTIGRWMNVDPLAEQYYSFSPYIYAANNPVYYLDPDGMIIMDNNGIVSKQKRTLQDDIKTFQQLIKSGGLDAEAGNKFIAFYKSVLGEISDLENSKQVYNVSTDNGNNSDSGSVSYDFSTDQVTVQMGKSASFSVIGHELKHAHQFEEGKISYNRNGSSALIDITDETEGYNRQQNLFLGPSQFGQGKKADYTDANVINFGSRMTPKAYQGLPSSSLNMSSKEGKALRKAAINAGEQGIPIQEVYIGWQKDYQKGTKNR, from the coding sequence ATGAAAAAAATAACACTATTATTTTTTCTAGTACCTGTTTTGGCTTTTGCCCAGAGTACCGATCAAAACTATATAAAAAGTTCAACCTATAAAGTTGCAACTCCAACTCCATTACCATCAAATGCGCCAAGTACTCAGGTAAAAGTTAATGTTGTCTATTATGACGGACTTGCTAGGCCCATTCAACAAATCGCTGGAAAGCAATCAGCTTCGGGTCAGGATATCATTACACATATTGAATATGATGCTTTTGGACGACAGACAAAGGATTATTTACCTTATCCTGGAAATATGACAGATCAATCCTATGTTGCAAACGCACTTGGAGAGACCTTAAATTACGAACCTTATGCCGGTGAATTTCCATATGGCGAAAATAAATACGAAAATTCGCCACTCAACCGTGTTTTGAAGAAAGGGTTTCCAGGAGACGACTGGCAAGTAAATCAAACAAATGATACCGATCATACTATTAAGTATGTGAACTCCACCAACAGTCAAGATGAAGTCTCTATGCATACAGCAACTACTTTATGGAATGAAAGTGAAGGTTTGTATCGTGCAATATTAGCCCTTAATTCGAATTATTCTGCCGGAAGTTTGTTCAAACTGATTATAAAGGATGAAAATTGGGAATCAGGTAATGATCATACGGTGGAAGAATTTAAAGATAAAGACGGTAAACTAATACTTAAGCGGACTTATGATCAAGGCGAGCCACATAATTCACATTATGTTTATGATATATATGGTAATCTGACTTTTGTTCTTCCTCCACTTGCAGACACTGGTACGTTGGATGGAGTCTGTTTTCAATATTTGTATGATAAAAAAAATAGATTAGCAGCCAAAAAAATGCCTGGTAACGATTGGCAATTAATTGTTTACGATAAAGCGGACAGACCAGTGGCGCAAGGACCTTCCTTGTCACCGTATGGTACTGGTGAGTATGGTTGGGCAGTAACTCAGTACGATATTTTAGGGCGTGTCATCGCTACAGGCTGGATTAAAAATAAAGTGACTTTTGAATCTCGTAATACTGCACAGGGAAGGATAGACGTTAATATTAATCCTTTTGTCTTATCAGAAATAGATTTACTAAGCGAGAATCATTACGACAATTATAATTTTTCATGGTTTACACAGTTACCAGACATGGTATTGTTCCAACCTGTTTTAGTAAATACCAACGGATTGCTTACCGGATCACGTGTTAGAGCAATAGTAAATGAGGGAGGTAGTAATTTTATTTATAATTATACTATATATGATTCAAAATCAAGGGCTATACGAGTTTTCAATTCAAATCAGTATTTAGGTAATAGTTTTACCAATACCGATTACCAATATGATTTTATCGGGAAGATCTTAAAAAAGGAAGTACATCACCTCAGGGAAAATACTCAGGAAGTTTTGGTTAAAGAAACATTTTTATACACTCCTGAAGATCGTCTTTTACAGCATACCCACCAAATAGGTACTCATCCTATTGAAGTTTTATCAGAAAGAAGTTATTTCGATTTAGGAGATTTACAGCGAAAAAGCGTCGGGGGTAGTGTAGATAATCCGTTGCAAAATGTTGATTACAAGTATAATATAAGAGGTTGGCTTACGGATATCAATGAACGGATCGGAGATAGAATTACATATCCACCTGATCTATTCTCATTTAAAATAAATTATAATAAAATAAATCAGGAATCATTGGGGAGTGTAAAGCTATATAATGGAAACATTGCAGAAACTTTTTGGAGGACTGGTGCTGACAATATTGATCGTGGCTATATTTATCATTATGATGCAATGAGTAGGTTAAATAATTCCTATTACCTAAAAGGTAGTACCCCTACCTTGTCTACTGGTTCTTATAATGAAAGCTTGGAATATGATAAAAATGGTAATATACTTAAATTGAAGCGATATGGTGCTGCTGATTACGATGGAGTCAACTTTCCAATCATGATAGACGAATTGGCATATTCGTATGATGTGGAGAAAGTAAATCAATTGATGAAAGTAACTGATTACTCCGAACACCCACAAGGCTTTAGTGATAGTGACAATATGATCGATGATGATTATGAATACGATAACTTCGGTAATTTAAAATCGGATCAGAATAAAGATATTACAAAGATCATTTATAATCATTTTAATCTTCCACTTACTATTTATTTTAAATCGTCAAATCGAAAAATTGAATATATTTACGATGGATTGGGAAAAAAGTTAAGCAAAAAAGTTTTTGATGATTCGATAGAGACAGTTACTGACTATGTGGATGGATTTCAATATAAAGATGGAGAGCTACAATTCTTTCCTACCGAGGAAGGTTACGTAAAGCATACCCGAAGTAAATATAATTATGTCTATAATTACACTGATCATTTAGGGAATATAAGAGTTTCATATACGAGCGATCCCCAGGATGGTCTTACTAAAGTTCTTGAGGAAAATAATTATTATCCTTTTGGTTTAAAACATTCAGGATACAATAATGACGTTATGGAATTTGTATTTGAAAATGATCAGGTAACCTTTCAAAGTATTATTAATGATGCTTCAAATCAATATAAATATAATGGAAAAGAATTTCAGAATGAAAAGGGAATGAATGTATATGATTACGGAGCAAGAAACTATGATCCAACGATAGGCAGGTGGATGAATGTTGATCCTTTGGCTGAACAATATTATAGTTTTTCACCCTATATTTATGCAGCTAATAATCCGGTTTATTATCTTGATCCAGATGGGATGATAATTATGGATAATAATGGAATAGTTAGTAAGCAAAAACGTACTTTACAGGATGATATTAAAACCTTCCAGCAATTAATAAAAAGTGGAGGATTAGATGCTGAGGCAGGTAACAAATTTATAGCGTTTTATAAATCAGTTTTAGGTGAGATCAGTGACCTTGAAAACTCAAAACAAGTGTATAACGTTTCCACAGATAATGGTAACAATAGTGATTCTGGTTCTGTGTCTTATGATTTTAGTACTGATCAAGTTACTGTACAAATGGGAAAATCTGCATCATTTTCAGTTATTGGGCATGAACTTAAGCATGCACATCAATTTGAGGAAGGAAAGATTTCATATAATAGAAATGGAAGTTCTGCTCTAATTGATATTACTGATGAAACGGAGGGGTATAACAGGCAGCAAAATCTTTTTTTAGGTCCTTCACAATTTGGTCAAGGAAAAAAAGCAGATTACACTGATGCTAATGTAATAAATTTTGGAAGTAGAATGACTCCAAAGGCGTATCAGGGATTACCTTCTTCTTCTTTAAACATGTCCTCAAAAGAAGGAAAGGCATTACGCAAAGCGGCAATTAACGCTGGGGAGCAAGGAATTCCTATTCAGGAAGTTTATATAGGATGGCAAAAAGATTATCAAAAAGGAACTAAAAATAGATAG
- the istA gene encoding IS21 family transposase yields the protein MANKITDMSKIRKVIKFYCNGKSKLFISSYLSLSRNTVKKYISLFEVLELSFELIDQKTDAELELLFSQTSVEAISPRLQTLYDFFPKMERELKKVGVTVQHMWEQYIAVNPDGYRTSQFHYHYNIWGKRVNPVMHMNHKAGDKMYVDYAGKTLSIIDIDTGEVKEVQFFVAILGASQYTYAEASMSQQKENFVDSVENAMRFFEGTPAAIVPDNLKSAVIKSSRFEPTINETLADLAEHYETTILPARAYRPRDKSLVEGAVKILYRRIYVTIKETKFFSLEELNQQIWDLLDSHNNRKLTGRPYSRFELFLEDEKEKLRPLPQDRFEIKYQSFATVMQNGHVQLSQDKNYYSVPYQYVKKKAKLLYTKSTVEIYYKYNRIAVHPRNYKPYVYTTTPEHLASTHQFVAQWSAARFIEWANNIDESVGEYIMQIIESRNHPEQAYKSCLGILNFEKKVGRQRLINACRRALDFKIYNFKTIQNILENNLDHIDFDQEPEQELPDHSNIRGKHYYN from the coding sequence ATGGCAAACAAAATAACAGACATGAGTAAAATTAGAAAAGTAATTAAATTCTATTGTAATGGAAAGAGTAAGTTATTTATAAGTAGCTACTTATCCCTTTCAAGAAATACGGTAAAGAAATATATTTCTTTATTTGAAGTTCTCGAATTAAGCTTTGAATTAATCGACCAAAAAACCGATGCAGAGCTGGAACTTTTATTCTCCCAGACTAGTGTAGAGGCCATTAGCCCGAGATTACAGACACTTTATGATTTTTTTCCTAAAATGGAACGTGAACTAAAAAAAGTTGGCGTTACCGTACAGCATATGTGGGAACAATATATTGCTGTAAATCCTGATGGTTATCGAACTTCACAATTTCATTATCATTACAATATATGGGGCAAACGAGTTAATCCGGTCATGCATATGAACCATAAGGCTGGTGATAAAATGTATGTTGATTATGCCGGAAAGACACTCTCAATTATTGATATAGATACTGGAGAAGTCAAAGAAGTACAATTTTTTGTAGCAATATTGGGCGCTAGCCAATACACGTATGCTGAAGCTTCCATGAGCCAGCAAAAGGAAAACTTTGTTGACTCGGTAGAAAATGCCATGCGCTTTTTTGAAGGCACTCCTGCCGCCATTGTTCCAGATAATTTAAAATCTGCCGTAATAAAAAGCAGTCGTTTTGAACCGACAATCAATGAAACCCTGGCTGATTTAGCAGAACATTACGAAACCACAATTTTACCTGCCAGAGCTTACAGGCCCAGAGACAAGTCACTAGTTGAAGGAGCTGTTAAGATATTATATCGAAGGATTTATGTAACCATAAAAGAAACTAAGTTCTTTTCTCTGGAAGAATTAAACCAGCAGATCTGGGATTTACTTGACTCTCACAATAACAGAAAACTGACAGGACGCCCTTATTCCCGCTTTGAATTATTTTTAGAAGACGAGAAAGAAAAACTGCGTCCACTCCCACAAGATCGTTTTGAAATTAAATACCAGTCTTTTGCAACAGTAATGCAAAACGGTCATGTTCAATTAAGCCAGGACAAAAACTATTACAGCGTTCCGTATCAATATGTAAAGAAGAAAGCCAAGCTGTTATATACCAAATCAACAGTAGAGATTTATTATAAATACAATCGAATAGCTGTACATCCAAGAAACTACAAACCTTATGTCTATACAACAACTCCTGAGCATTTAGCCAGTACACATCAATTTGTAGCCCAATGGAGTGCTGCCCGCTTCATTGAATGGGCTAATAATATTGATGAGTCAGTAGGAGAATATATAATGCAGATAATCGAAAGCAGAAATCATCCAGAACAGGCTTATAAAAGCTGTTTAGGAATACTGAATTTTGAAAAAAAGGTAGGCAGACAGCGATTAATAAATGCCTGCAGGCGGGCACTTGATTTTAAAATTTACAATTTTAAGACCATACAAAACATTTTAGAAAACAACTTGGATCATATTGATTTTGATCAAGAACCTGAGCAGGAACTTCCCGATCACAGTAACATAAGAGGAAAACACTATTATAACTAA
- a CDS encoding transposase has translation MKQVRKIYDKAFKEKAVELSYDRTNVSELARELGIQPRSCINGVKK, from the coding sequence ATGAAACAAGTCCGCAAAATTTACGACAAGGCTTTTAAGGAAAAAGCCGTTGAATTGAGTTATGATAGAACAAATGTATCAGAACTTGCCAGAGAGTTAGGAATACAGCCCCGCAGCTGTATAAATGGCGTAAAGAAATGA
- a CDS encoding T9SS type A sorting domain-containing protein produces MQKITTLFLLGLGLHAYSQDILWEKSYGGQHAEYLFDAQPTADYGFILAGSSLSKKTGKKTEDNNGDLDFWLWKMDEKGQDEWQKNIGGSGADLLQSIRTTQDGGFILAGTSESNKGFAKLHDGKGKEDYWIIKLNAKGDEQWQQTFGGSGQDRVTAVIQTRDGGYFIGGSSSSSPDKKNLQDPTGKSEASRGNLDYWVIKLDSKGTMEWQKTLGGQYADILESLQQTTDGGYILGGYSNSPSGVLEDGRRSDKTEAVLGYGDFWIVKLDAKGEEEWQQTLGGEGDDHLYSIIQTQDGNYIAAGNSNSNRLPKGGSTRDTDFWLIKLDEYGQPLWSRTYDFGKTDILTSLTENKDRTLMVGGYSKSSNVPGSKKKDKEGINDYIALKLSATGDELWSKTVGSNGEDLLKKLVETRDGGYILAGTSTPNPASVTAYNKGNSRDRNTAIGKNDFWVVKLLDKDKPKDNRLNIQAVPNPAQQFTNVIVGYEYNTGNAFVYDLGGRLLQSFAIENRTVPVDLSTYPEGIYIVQIKTDVQEDSVKVVKGIEKH; encoded by the coding sequence ATGCAAAAAATTACCACCTTATTCCTATTGGGATTGGGCCTTCATGCCTATTCCCAGGACATCCTTTGGGAGAAATCCTATGGCGGCCAGCACGCCGAATACCTGTTTGATGCCCAGCCTACTGCCGACTATGGCTTTATACTGGCAGGCAGTTCGTTATCTAAAAAAACAGGCAAGAAAACCGAAGACAATAATGGCGATTTGGACTTTTGGCTCTGGAAGATGGATGAAAAAGGGCAGGACGAATGGCAGAAAAACATCGGGGGTTCGGGAGCTGACTTATTGCAAAGTATTCGCACCACGCAGGATGGTGGTTTTATATTAGCTGGAACTTCCGAATCCAATAAGGGATTTGCAAAACTCCATGACGGAAAAGGCAAGGAAGATTACTGGATCATAAAACTCAATGCCAAAGGTGATGAGCAGTGGCAACAAACTTTTGGCGGCAGTGGTCAGGACCGGGTCACGGCTGTGATCCAAACCCGGGATGGCGGTTATTTTATCGGTGGCTCCAGCAGCAGCAGCCCGGACAAAAAGAACCTGCAGGACCCTACCGGGAAATCAGAAGCCAGCCGTGGAAATTTGGACTATTGGGTGATCAAGCTCGATAGCAAAGGCACAATGGAATGGCAGAAAACATTAGGTGGGCAATATGCCGATATCTTAGAAAGCCTGCAACAAACCACCGACGGTGGGTATATCTTAGGCGGGTATTCCAATAGCCCATCGGGCGTACTGGAAGACGGCCGTCGTAGCGATAAAACCGAAGCCGTGTTGGGCTATGGTGATTTCTGGATTGTAAAATTAGATGCCAAAGGTGAAGAAGAATGGCAACAGACTTTAGGGGGTGAAGGCGATGATCATTTGTACAGCATTATCCAGACCCAGGATGGCAATTATATCGCTGCCGGGAACTCCAACAGCAACCGCTTACCCAAAGGCGGCAGTACCCGCGACACCGATTTCTGGCTGATCAAACTTGATGAATACGGCCAACCGTTATGGAGCCGTACCTATGACTTTGGCAAAACGGATATCCTGACTTCGCTTACCGAAAACAAAGACCGTACGCTAATGGTCGGTGGCTACTCCAAAAGCAGCAATGTACCGGGCAGCAAAAAGAAAGACAAAGAAGGCATTAACGATTATATCGCCCTGAAACTCTCCGCTACCGGAGACGAGTTATGGAGTAAAACGGTAGGCAGTAATGGGGAAGACCTGTTGAAGAAATTGGTCGAAACCCGGGATGGTGGCTATATCTTAGCCGGTACTTCCACACCCAATCCAGCCTCAGTAACCGCCTACAACAAAGGCAATTCCCGGGACCGGAATACAGCTATCGGGAAAAATGACTTTTGGGTGGTAAAACTCTTAGACAAAGACAAGCCCAAAGACAACCGCCTGAACATACAGGCCGTTCCGAATCCGGCGCAGCAGTTTACCAACGTGATTGTAGGCTATGAATACAACACCGGAAATGCTTTTGTCTATGATTTAGGCGGGCGTTTACTACAAAGCTTCGCTATTGAAAACCGAACCGTTCCGGTAGATTTAAGCACCTATCCGGAAGGCATTTATATCGTACAAATCAAAACCGATGTACAGGAAGATTCCGTGAAGGTGGTAAAGGGAATTGAAAAACATTAG
- a CDS encoding DUF4113 domain-containing protein, translating to MDEAFMNFDGMTITDYQDYGLQMKNRVMKWLGLPICVGIAPTKALSKVANKIAKRFQHRTDGVYLIDTDEKRIKALKWTKIEDVWGIGYRSAKKLKAKNVHTALDFIAPHMESWIKREMGVIGLRLKSELEGKPVLELEDNITDDKKTIMTTRSFPKQLTDYDLIRERVSTFACVSAEKLRKQGDCCHTIIVMLVADKHRIEDRKHYYSKSHTLAYSTNSDLTISTVAVQLLKDLLDNSEVKKFKKAGVIVTGLVPENEKQFNLFEEENPKYLALMKTMDYLNRKNGERIVKLGTQNKKTWDMKQDHLSSRYTTKFDQILEIKCL from the coding sequence ATCGACGAGGCTTTTATGAATTTTGATGGCATGACAATCACCGACTATCAGGATTATGGCCTCCAAATGAAAAACCGGGTCATGAAATGGCTGGGACTACCCATCTGTGTTGGTATTGCCCCTACCAAAGCGCTTTCTAAAGTAGCGAATAAAATTGCCAAGCGTTTTCAACACCGAACTGATGGAGTCTATCTTATTGACACCGATGAAAAACGGATCAAAGCATTGAAATGGACCAAAATTGAAGATGTATGGGGAATCGGCTATCGGTCGGCTAAGAAATTAAAAGCCAAGAATGTCCATACGGCACTGGATTTTATTGCACCTCATATGGAGAGCTGGATCAAGAGGGAAATGGGGGTCATTGGCCTGCGCCTGAAATCAGAATTAGAGGGTAAGCCGGTATTGGAACTGGAAGATAATATTACGGATGACAAAAAAACAATCATGACCACCCGTAGCTTCCCGAAACAGCTAACCGATTATGACCTTATTCGCGAAAGGGTTTCCACCTTCGCCTGCGTGAGTGCCGAAAAGCTTCGGAAACAAGGCGATTGCTGCCACACCATAATCGTGATGCTGGTGGCCGACAAACATCGTATTGAAGACCGGAAACATTATTATTCGAAATCCCACACCCTGGCATATTCTACCAATTCAGATCTTACAATAAGTACGGTTGCGGTACAGTTGCTTAAGGATCTGCTGGATAACAGTGAAGTCAAAAAATTCAAAAAAGCAGGTGTCATTGTAACCGGGCTGGTTCCGGAGAATGAAAAACAATTCAATCTTTTTGAAGAAGAAAATCCTAAATACCTGGCGCTGATGAAAACGATGGATTACCTGAACCGTAAGAATGGAGAACGGATTGTAAAATTAGGTACCCAAAATAAAAAGACGTGGGACATGAAGCAAGATCACCTGTCCTCACGGTATACTACTAAATTTGATCAAATACTTGAAATCAAATGTCTTTAA